One window from the genome of Helicoverpa zea isolate HzStark_Cry1AcR chromosome 6, ilHelZeax1.1, whole genome shotgun sequence encodes:
- the LOC124631143 gene encoding zinc finger CW-type PWWP domain protein 1-like produces the protein MNSAALPKEKASEPEEEARQPSVETKMLCNQPKKLTFAKNVDLTEKPPSQISSSYKVVLSQPPLELSHSERLIWLQKRRTAGLWVQCDECDRWRYLPNVLDRHELPKKWYCRMNTDPEFASCSVPEAPLRLHDEEDLIHSEYAAGSLVWARLGGWPWWPAMVDDCPDTEQYYWLDGFSDIPTHYNVVFFDAVEVTRAWIAPEQLKPYSSNKEMTKLLLKNKKYYNRLKAAIAQANEAEKVPLEIRLARFSFIARHKGKVISPKKPEKKDLKKYQKQLKKKFNVDFPIESSDSDDDTVEDFKAMQKNNNNVIILGTPKKRARKENKCSEINDQSVEENNLPGDINIQKPNNTETQNSTNVESFCNGNKPSNSMIVQIGSTEADSIDNDTSATYVPESATEQLNLTIRMDTPNSDDFDF, from the exons ATGAATAGTGCCGCTTTACCCAAAGAAAAGGCTTCAGAGCCCGAGGAAGAAGCTCGTCAACCGTCT GTTGAAACCAAAATGCTTTGTAACCAGCCAAAGAAACTGACGTTTGCTAAAAACGTTGATTTGACTGAAAAACCACCTTCGCAGATAAGCAG CTCATACAAGGTTGTGTTGAGTCAGCCTCCACTTGAGCTCTCTCATAGCGAGAGGCTGATCTGGCTGCAGAAGCGCCGCACGGCTGGCCTGTGGGTGCAATGCGACGAATGTGACCGCTGGCGGTATCTGCCTAATGTCCTCGACAGACACGAATTGCCTAAGAAATGGTATTGTCGGATGAATACAG ACCCTGAGTTCGCCAGTTGTTCTGTACCCGAAGCTCCTCTGCGTCTCCATGATGAGGAAGACTTGATCCATAGCGAGTATGCAGCCGGGTCGCTGGTGTGGGCCCGCCTAGGTGGCTGGCCATGGTGGCCGGCCATGGTGGATGACTGTCCCGACACTGAGCAATACTACTGGCTTGATGGCTTCTCTGATATACCC ACTCATTACAATGTTGTGTTTTTTGATGCTGTGGAAGTTACTCGAGCGTGGATTGCTCCTGAACAGTTAAAACCATATTCTTCTAACAAAGAAATGACAAAacttttgttgaaaaataagaaatattataaTCGTCTTAAAGCGGCCATAGCACAGGCAAATGAGGCTGAAAAAGTTCCGTTAGAAATTCGCCTAGCTCGTTTCAGCTTCATAGCTAGACATAAGGGAAAAGTTATCAGTCCTAAAAAGCCAGAGAAAAAAGATTTAAAGAAATACCAGAAACAATTAAAGAAGAAGTTTAATGTTGATTTTCCGATTGAGTCTTCGGATTCAGACGATGACACTGTTGAGGACTTTAAGGCGATgcagaaaaataataacaacgtCATTATTTTGGGTACACCGAAAAAAAGGGCTAGGAAGGAAAACAAATGTAGTGAAATAAACGATCAAAGTGTAGAAGAAAACAATTTGCCCGGTGATATAAATATCCAAAAACCAAATAACACCGAGACACAAAATTCGACGAATGTTGAATCTTTTTGCAATGGGAATAAGCCATCAAACTCTATGATAGTTCAAATAGGAAGTACGGAGGCAGACTCTATTGATAAtg ATACTTCTGCAACGTATGTGCCGGAGAGCGCCACCGAGCAGCTAAATCTTACTATCAGGATGGATACTCCAAACAGTGATGATTTTGACTTTTAA
- the LOC124631264 gene encoding GTP-binding nuclear protein Ran, with the protein MADDMPTFKCVLVGDGGTGKTTFVKRHLTGEFEKKYVATLGVEVHPLVFHTNRGPIRFNVWDTAGQEKFGGLRDGYYIQGQCAIIMFDVTSRVTYKNVPNWHRDLVRVCEGIPIVLCGNKVDIKDRKVKAKTIVFHRKKNLQYYDISAKSNYNFEKPFLWLARKLIGDGNLEFVAMPALLPPEVTMDPQWQNQIEKDLKEAQDTALPEEDEDL; encoded by the exons atggctGATGATATGCCCACATTCAAATGCGTGCTGGTAGGCGATGGTGGTACCGGCAAAACTACGTTTGTCAAACGACACTTGACTGGAGAGTTCGAGAAAAAATACGTTGCTACACTCGGTGTAGAAGTGCACCCCTTGGTATTCCACACAAACCGTGGTCCCATCAGATTTAACGTATGGGACACAGCTGGCCAAGAAAAGTTTGGTGGATTAAGAGATGGTTATTATATCCAAGGTCAATGTGCCATCATCATGTTCGACGTAACCTCTCGTGTCACCTATAAAAACGTACCGAACTGGCATAGAGATTTAGTTCGAGTTTGTGAAGGCATTCCTATTGTTTTGTGTGGCAACAAAGTAGACATCAAGGATAGAAAAGTTAAAGCAAAAACAATTGTCTTCCACAGGAAAAAGAACCTACAG tactatgacatctctgctaagTCAAACTACAACTTTGAAAAGCCTTTCTTGTGGTTAGCTAGGAAATTGATTGGTGATGGCAACCTGGAGTTTGTTGCTATGCCTGCTCTCCTGCCACCCGAAGTTACAATGGACCCACAATGGCAGAACCAAATCGAGAAAGATCTCAAAGAAGCCCAAGACACTGCGCTGCCAGAGGAGGATGAAGACTTGTAA
- the LOC124631260 gene encoding elongation factor Tu: protein MATISFAKSLVNPAVKLLLKQNNCSHVRSNTVSGLTPLSIVLRRNYAEKQVFERTKPHCNVGTIGHVDHGKTTLTAAITKVLADVNLAQKKGYADIDNAPEEKARGITINVAHVEYQTESRHYGHTDCPGHADYIKNMITGTAQMDGAILVVAATDGVMPQTREHLLLAKQIGIQHVVVFINKVDAADQEMVELVEMEIRELMSEMGYDGDKIPVIKGSALCALEGKSPEIGSEAISQLLKEVDAFIPTPVRELDKPFLLPVESVHSIPGRGTVVTGRLHRGVLKKGTECEIVGHGKVMKTTVTGVEMFHKTLDEAQAGDQLGALVRSVKREQIKRGMVMAKPGTVKAHDNVEAAVYILSKEEGGRSKPFTSFIQLQMFSMTWDCATQVVIPEKEMVMPGEDATLRLRLLKPMVCETGQRFTLRLGDITLGTGVITKINSNLSEEDRLKLLEGKKAREKAASKK, encoded by the exons atgGCCACCATATCATTCGCTAAAAGTTTGGTTAACCCAG CTGTAAAACTGCTGCTTAAGCAGAACAACTGTTCACATGTTAGAAGCAACACAGTATCTGGTTTAACACCATTGAGTATTGTGCTTAGGAGGAACTATGCAGAGAAACAAGTGTTCGAGCGAACAAAACCTCACTGCAATGTTGGTACTATTGGACATGTTGACCATGGAAAGACCACACTTACAGCAGCTATTACAAAAG TATTAGCCGATGTCAATTTGGCCCAAAAGAAAGGTTATGCTGATATTGACAATGCGCCAGAAGAGAAAGCCCGTGGTATTACTATCAATGTTGCTCATGTTGAGTATCAAACAGAATCCAGGCATTATGGCCACACAGACTGCCCGGGTCATGCTGATTATATCAAG AACATGATCACAGGCACAGCCCAAATGGATGGTGCCATCCTCGTAGTGGCTGCAACAGATGGTGTGATGCCCCAGACCAGAGAGCACTTGCTGCTCGCCAAACAGATTGGCATCCAACATGTAGTGGTGTTCATCAACAAGGTAGATGCCGCTGATCAGGAAATGGTGGAGCTTGTAGAAATGGAAATCAGAGAGCTTATGTCTGAGATGGGTTATGATGGTGATAAAATACCTGTCATTAAAG GATCAGCATTATGTGCCCTAGAGGGTAAGAGCCCTGAAATTGGTTCTGAAGCCATCTCGCAGCTTCTGAAGGAAGTCGATGCTTTCATCCCAACACCTGTCCGTGAATTGGACAAGCCATTCCTCTTGCCTGTGGAGTCTGTACACTCTATCCCTGGACGTGGTACTGTGGTTACTGGCCGTTTGCACAGAG GTGTGCTAAAGAAGGGAACTGAATGTGAAATTGTTGGACACGGCAAGGTCATGAAGACAACAGTCACAGGTGTAGAAATGTTCCACAAGACCTTAGATGAGGCTCAAGCTGGTGACCAGTTAGGGGCTCTGGTTCGTTCAGTTAAAAGGGAACAGATCAAGCGTGGTATGGTCATGGCTAAGCCTGGTACGGTTAAAGCACACGACAATGTTGAAGCTGCTGTGTACATCTTGAGCAAGGAAGAGGGAGGTCGCTCAAAGCCATTTACATCATTCATCCAATTGCAAATGTTCTCTATGACTTGGGACTGTGCCACACAAGTTGTTATTCCTGAGAAAGAAATGGTGATGCCTGGTGAAGACGCTAC ATTGCGTTTGCGACTTTTGAAGCCCATGGTTTGTGAAACTGGTCAAAGATTTACTCTGCGTTTGGGAGACATAACACTTGGAACTGGTGTTATTACCAAAATCAACAGCAACTTGTCTGAGGAAGACAGGCTGAAGCTTTTGGAAGGCAAGAAGGCACGAGAAAAGGCTGCTTCCAAGAAGTAA